The window CATCGCCGTACTTTGTGAAGTAACCCACTGTCAGTTCGCTTTTATTTCCTGTCCCTACCACAAGAAAATTGTTTAAAGCAGCGTAATAATATAAAGTTATCATTCGAAGGCGTGGTTTGATATTAGCCACAACTGTTTTATTATCCGTTTTATCCAAGATAGATATGAAGTTGTCAAATATGCTATTCAGGACAATTTTTTTATAAGGAATCTCGAATTTTTCTGCAACCCTTACTGCATCCTCCTCATCTTTTGGATCACTATAGCACGGCATTATAAGTCCGAGGCAATCTTCCTCAAAAGCTTTTTTACAAAGCACGCCTACTACAGCCGAGTCAATCCCTCCACTCAACCCGAAAACAGCCCCTTTAGCCCCTGCTTCACGTACTTTTTCTCTCAGCCAATCCACAAGAGCATTGCACAATTCCTGTCTTTCCACATCCATTCCCTCACTTAGAAAAAATTTAGTACCTAACTTTCATAAAGGTAGTCTTTCCAAAAAGCACATTACCCTGTTTTATCCCAGCTTCCTTAATGCATTTTTCAAATTTATCAACCTCATTTACCGGAATGTATACGTGTACTTGGGCCACTTCACCATAATCCACGTGCTGTATAAAAAAATTATTCTTTCTTAAGACGGACTCCACTTTACTAATAAGCGAATAT is drawn from Caldanaerovirga acetigignens and contains these coding sequences:
- the nadE gene encoding NAD(+) synthase, with product MDVERQELCNALVDWLREKVREAGAKGAVFGLSGGIDSAVVGVLCKKAFEEDCLGLIMPCYSDPKDEEDAVRVAEKFEIPYKKIVLNSIFDNFISILDKTDNKTVVANIKPRLRMITLYYYAALNNFLVVGTGNKSELTVGYFTKYGDGGADLLPLGNLVKRQVRELARYLEIPQDIIEKPPTAGLWKGQTDENEMGITYEQLDEYILTGKAPQEIAEKIRRMNSRSEHKRRLPLKPPF